The following coding sequences lie in one Thalassoglobus polymorphus genomic window:
- the carB gene encoding carbamoyl-phosphate synthase large subunit, translating into MPRRDDIKKILIIGSGPIVIGQACEFDYSGTQACKALRDEGYEVILVNSNPATIMTDPETADRTYIEPITWQYVAKILEKERPDALLPTLGGQTGLNTAMDLHRRGILDQLGVEMIGARADVIAKAEGRESFKEAMVKIGLDVPSSFVVHNMDEAQAALKEIGLPIIIRPSYTLGGSGGGIAYNKEEFAEKVRNGLKLSPTTEVLLEESVLGWKEYEMEVMRDHADNCVIICAIENFDPMGVHTGDSITVAPSQTLTDKEYQRMRDATLACMREIGVETGGSNVQFSVNPKNGRMCVIEMNPRVSRSSALASKATGFPIAKIAAKLAVGYRLDEIPNDITRETMACFEPTIDYVVTKFPRWTFEKFPDAESTLTIQMKSVGETMAIGRTFKESFQKALRGLEIGHFGFGGGKKDLWGTEKQPPVEEIRSMLATPNAERVFYLRYAMKAGFSIDEIFQLTAIDPWFLSQLKGIVDFEEKIREVNSLSEVSEDLMRKAKQLGFSDRQLADWWQTSEIDVRLHRKEQGITATFKQVDTCAAEFEAHTPYYYSTYETEDEAPGPNSEKKRIIILGGGPNRIGQGIEFDYCCCHAAFAMADLGIESVMINSNPETVSTDYDTSDLLFFEPLTTEDVLNVCDRLQPDGVIVQFGGQTPLNLARGLEAAGVPIIGTSPDMIDAAEDRERFQAILNKLKIRQPPNGLATDVEGARAVANRIGFPVLVRPSYVLGGRAMEICYEENELVRYMTEAVDASPDHPVLIDKFLQDAIEVDVDAISDGETTLVGGVMEHIEEAGVHSGDSACALPPYSLPQSVIDEIKQSTYALAEELQVRGLMNIQFAVKKSDSGSDYEVYILEVNPRASRTSPFVSKATGLSLAKMAAKVMAGVSLKEQGITTEVWPKHTSVKESVFPFSRFPGVDIILGPEMRSTGEVMGIDNTFPAAFAKSQQAAGVELPREGTVFISMSGGHKEAMIEPVRRLEKLGFRIISTAGTAQVFNAAGIKVETVKKVQEGRPNLLDMMVNGDVQFIFNTPSGKGSRTEEGRIRAAAVSYGVPCATTLPGCEAMVKAIEYLFDHPTPQVRSIHEWHEEQAALT; encoded by the coding sequence GTGCCACGCCGTGACGATATCAAGAAGATTTTGATTATTGGATCAGGACCGATTGTGATCGGCCAAGCCTGCGAGTTCGACTATTCAGGAACGCAAGCTTGCAAAGCCCTCCGCGACGAGGGCTACGAAGTGATCCTGGTGAATTCCAATCCTGCAACCATTATGACTGATCCCGAAACTGCGGATCGGACATACATTGAGCCAATCACCTGGCAGTATGTGGCGAAAATCCTCGAGAAGGAACGCCCTGACGCTCTATTGCCCACACTCGGTGGTCAAACAGGATTGAATACAGCGATGGACCTGCATCGTCGTGGCATCCTCGACCAGCTTGGTGTCGAAATGATCGGAGCCCGAGCTGATGTCATTGCTAAGGCAGAAGGTCGTGAGTCCTTTAAAGAAGCAATGGTCAAAATCGGCTTGGACGTTCCATCGTCGTTTGTCGTCCACAACATGGACGAAGCCCAGGCTGCTCTGAAAGAGATTGGTTTGCCAATCATCATTCGTCCAAGTTACACCTTGGGTGGTAGTGGTGGTGGAATTGCGTACAACAAAGAAGAATTTGCAGAGAAAGTACGTAACGGATTGAAACTCTCTCCAACAACCGAAGTTCTCCTCGAGGAATCGGTGTTGGGTTGGAAAGAGTACGAGATGGAAGTGATGCGTGATCACGCTGACAATTGCGTCATCATTTGCGCCATCGAAAACTTCGACCCAATGGGAGTTCACACGGGTGACTCCATCACCGTCGCACCTTCACAAACTCTCACCGATAAAGAATACCAACGGATGCGGGATGCCACCTTGGCCTGTATGCGTGAGATTGGTGTCGAAACGGGTGGCTCGAATGTGCAATTCTCGGTCAATCCGAAAAATGGTCGGATGTGTGTGATCGAAATGAACCCGCGCGTCAGTCGCTCAAGTGCATTGGCTTCCAAAGCGACAGGTTTCCCGATTGCAAAAATCGCCGCCAAGCTCGCAGTTGGTTATCGTCTCGACGAAATCCCTAACGATATCACTCGTGAAACGATGGCCTGCTTTGAGCCGACAATTGATTATGTAGTCACCAAATTTCCTCGCTGGACATTCGAAAAGTTCCCAGACGCAGAATCGACGCTCACCATCCAAATGAAGTCCGTCGGCGAAACAATGGCGATTGGCAGGACTTTTAAAGAGTCGTTCCAAAAAGCGCTACGTGGTCTGGAAATTGGGCATTTCGGCTTCGGAGGTGGAAAGAAAGATCTTTGGGGTACTGAGAAGCAGCCTCCTGTCGAAGAGATTCGCAGCATGCTTGCGACCCCGAACGCGGAGCGGGTTTTCTACCTCCGCTATGCAATGAAAGCCGGTTTCTCAATCGATGAAATTTTCCAACTGACAGCCATCGACCCCTGGTTCCTGAGCCAACTGAAAGGGATCGTAGACTTCGAAGAAAAAATTCGCGAAGTCAACTCGCTCAGTGAAGTCTCCGAAGACCTGATGCGGAAAGCCAAACAGCTCGGATTCTCTGATCGCCAACTTGCTGACTGGTGGCAAACTTCTGAAATAGATGTCCGCCTGCACCGCAAAGAGCAAGGCATCACTGCAACATTCAAGCAGGTCGACACCTGTGCAGCTGAATTTGAAGCGCACACACCTTACTACTACAGCACTTATGAAACTGAAGACGAAGCCCCAGGACCGAACAGCGAAAAGAAACGCATTATCATCCTCGGCGGAGGACCAAATCGAATCGGGCAGGGGATTGAGTTTGACTATTGCTGCTGTCACGCAGCCTTTGCAATGGCCGATCTGGGCATTGAAAGTGTGATGATCAACTCGAATCCGGAAACGGTTTCGACCGACTACGACACATCTGACTTGCTCTTCTTTGAGCCGTTAACAACGGAAGATGTGCTGAATGTTTGTGACCGCCTGCAACCCGACGGCGTCATCGTCCAGTTCGGCGGACAAACACCACTCAACCTCGCACGAGGTTTGGAAGCTGCTGGTGTGCCGATTATCGGAACGAGCCCGGATATGATCGACGCTGCCGAAGACCGTGAACGGTTCCAGGCGATCCTCAATAAATTGAAAATTCGCCAACCGCCGAATGGCCTCGCCACAGATGTCGAAGGTGCACGTGCAGTCGCAAATCGAATTGGCTTCCCGGTCCTCGTTCGTCCCAGCTACGTACTTGGTGGACGAGCCATGGAGATTTGCTATGAAGAAAACGAACTCGTCCGTTACATGACGGAAGCTGTTGACGCCAGTCCTGACCATCCAGTCCTGATCGACAAATTCCTGCAAGATGCAATTGAGGTCGACGTCGATGCCATTTCCGATGGGGAGACAACTCTTGTCGGAGGTGTCATGGAGCACATCGAAGAAGCTGGCGTCCACAGCGGGGACTCAGCCTGTGCACTCCCTCCATACTCGCTTCCGCAAAGTGTGATTGACGAAATTAAACAATCCACTTACGCACTCGCAGAAGAGCTGCAAGTGCGTGGACTGATGAATATTCAGTTCGCGGTCAAGAAGTCTGATTCCGGATCGGACTACGAAGTTTACATTCTCGAAGTGAACCCGCGAGCATCGCGAACATCACCATTTGTCTCGAAAGCAACAGGGCTTTCTCTGGCGAAAATGGCAGCCAAGGTCATGGCAGGCGTCTCTCTGAAAGAGCAGGGGATCACGACTGAAGTCTGGCCAAAGCATACTTCGGTCAAGGAAAGTGTGTTCCCGTTTTCTCGATTCCCCGGAGTCGACATTATTCTCGGACCAGAGATGCGGTCGACAGGCGAAGTCATGGGAATCGACAACACATTCCCAGCCGCCTTTGCGAAAAGCCAACAGGCAGCCGGAGTCGAGCTTCCTCGTGAGGGAACCGTCTTCATCAGTATGTCTGGCGGACATAAAGAGGCGATGATCGAACCGGTTCGGCGGTTAGAAAAACTTGGATTTCGTATTATCTCCACCGCTGGAACAGCACAAGTTTTCAACGCTGCCGGAATCAAAGTCGAAACAGTCAAGAAGGTTCAGGAAGGACGCCCCAACCTGCTCGACATGATGGTGAATGGCGATGTGCAATTCATCTTCAACACTCCAAGCGGGAAGGGAAGTCGTACGGAGGAAGGACGAATTCGTGCAGCTGCTGTTTCCTACGGAGTTCCTTGTGCAACAACGCTTCCCGGCTGCGAAGCGATGGTGAAGGCAATCGAATACTTATTCGATCACCCAACTCCACAAGTCCGATCGATTCATGAATGGCACGAAGAACAAGCAGCGTTAACGTAG